One Methanocella sp. genomic region harbors:
- a CDS encoding zinc ribbon domain-containing protein — MPELLYRVENMAQFIELYDDRVHVQMPLALMRVIPLKDIVDIEFRRANFFVSGKLVIKYRENGVNESVYYPFNFMFNDGMLGLMAKMNGLRQAEEQKSDVVIKEVIKVRCPYCGGLMDENAALCPVCGRPQA; from the coding sequence ATGCCCGAACTTCTGTACAGGGTTGAAAACATGGCCCAGTTCATTGAGCTCTACGATGACCGGGTCCACGTCCAGATGCCGCTGGCCCTGATGCGCGTCATACCACTGAAGGATATCGTGGATATCGAGTTCCGGCGGGCGAACTTTTTCGTGAGCGGTAAGCTGGTCATCAAGTACCGCGAGAACGGCGTCAACGAGAGCGTCTATTATCCCTTTAACTTCATGTTCAACGACGGTATGCTCGGCCTCATGGCGAAGATGAACGGGCTCCGGCAGGCTGAAGAACAAAAGTCCGACGTCGTCATTAAGGAAGTCATCAAGGTCCGGTGTCCCTATTGCGGCGGCCTCATGGACGAGAACGCGGCCCTGTGCCCGGTCTGCGGCCGGCCGCAGGCTTAG
- a CDS encoding ferritin-like domain-containing protein, translated as MDNTEIIRLLNAAFVHEIENSLTYVRNSFVMWDCDPSRVTEAIAVDEMRHMWWLADLITKRGGEPIMEHRALEFGGRDLKSQLERQIVLETEAIDIYKHIINVAGDPEVVGVAQHILDEERRHRKEFKERLARI; from the coding sequence ATGGATAATACAGAGATCATACGGTTACTCAATGCGGCGTTCGTCCATGAGATAGAGAACTCGCTTACATATGTCCGTAATTCTTTTGTCATGTGGGACTGTGACCCCAGCCGCGTCACTGAGGCCATCGCCGTCGACGAGATGCGCCACATGTGGTGGCTGGCCGACCTGATCACGAAGCGGGGAGGCGAGCCGATAATGGAGCACCGTGCGCTCGAATTCGGGGGACGGGACCTTAAGAGTCAGCTCGAGCGGCAGATCGTGCTCGAGACTGAGGCCATTGACATTTATAAGCACATCATCAATGTGGCCGGCGACCCGGAAGTCGTGGGCGTTGCGCAGCATATCCTGGACGAGGAGCGCCGCCACCGGAAAGAGTTTAAGGAAAGGCTTGCCCGTATTTAG